Part of the Solwaraspora sp. WMMA2065 genome is shown below.
GCTCCTGCCCGTTCATCGCTGGATTGACCTCGGCGATCCGCTGGTAGAGACTCTCCACCCGAAAACCGTCGCCAGTGGACCACGAATTGCGCCGGCAACTGGTCAGCACGACGCAGGAGCCGTACCCGGCGGTGATCGAGTCGCCGAGCGCCGCCATCGACGACGGTAGGTCGGTGCCCGGCGGTGGCGGCGATGTCGGGTCCGGCCCGCCGCCGTCCTCGCCGGCTTCGCAGGCCAGCGCCACGAGGGCGCAGACGGCGGCGGCGCCGGCCACCCAACGTCGGTGCATCCGGACCTCCAACGAGACGGAAAGCGACGGAAGGATAACTATATGCGTCGGCGTGGATCTGGCGATACCTACCGGGCCGGGCCGGTCGACAGCTCCGCCAGGAAACCGGGCAGGGCCCGCCGGGGCACCCACCCCTGGGCGTACGCCCGATCCAGATCCAGCACCGTGCCGTACGCCAACTGCTCCACCGCGTACCGGGAGATCCGGCCGGTGCCCGGCAACCCCAGCCGGGCCGCACCATCGACCAGCACCGCCGCGCCCAGCGCCACCGGCACCGGCACCCGCAGCGGCCGCGCCGGCCGGCCGGCCGCCGCAAGCACCCCGGCGACCACGGCGTCGCGTGCGTACGGCGTCGCGTCGGCCACGTTGAACGGACCCGGCGGCCAGCTCAGCGCCGCCAGGCACGCGTCCGCCAGGTTCTCCACCGCCGTCAGGCTCATCGCAACGTCCGGACCGGGCACCGGCACCCGACCCCGCCGGACCGCAGCCAGCAGCCGGGGCAGCAGATGCGGGTCACCGGCCCCGTAGACCGCCCTGGGCCGCAGCACCACCGCACCGGCCGCCAACGCCAGCCGCTCCCCGGCGGCCTTGGTCCGCCCGTACCCGGTGCGCTGGCCGTCCGTCGGGTGATCCTCGCGGATCACGGTGCCGTGTCCACCCGGCCGGTAGACGCTGGCGCTGCTCACCCAGACCACCGGCCGGTCGGCCGCTGCCCGCAGCAGCCGGGCCGTGCCCGCCACGTTCACCGCGTGGTACGCGGCCTCCGCCGCCGCGCCCGGCGGCGGATCCCCGACCGCCGCCGCCAGATGCACCACGACGTCGACGCCCCGCAGGTCTGGAACCTCCCGGGCGGCGTCCCACGGCACGTGCCGACCCACCGGGCCGGGTCGACGGCCCACCGCCACCACCTCGGCACCGGCCGCTGCGGCGGCCCGTGCCACCGCCGATCCGCAGAAGCCACTGGCACCGGTCACCGCGACCCGCAGCCCGGCCAGCCGGATGCTCACCACCGGGTCGCCCGGACCGTCAGCCGGGCCCAGCCCGGCAGCGCCGAACGCCGGTCCACCCGCGCCCCCGTCACCACCGGCCGGTACGGGGCCAGCGCGGCGAGCACATCGTCGAGCTGGGCGTGGGCCAGCCGGGCACCGGGGCAGTGGTGCGCCCCGGTGCCGAACACCAGATGCCCGACCGCCACCGGCACCGGCACATCCGGATTCGGGTGCGGCGCATCGGCGCGGGCCGCGTGCCGGGCGACCAGCAACAGCCGGTCGCCGGCCCGCAGCCGGGTACCCGAGCGCAACCGGCTGCCGGCCCGTCCGGCGGTGCCGGCCAGCTCGGCGGCACCCGCCACCACCCGGGGCAGCACCGGGCTCGGCGCGGTCACCCGCAGCAGCTCCGACACCAGCACGGCCCGCGAGTCGGCGCGGTCCGCCGCCGGCCACAGCCGGTCGTCGGCACACCAGGCGACGGCCCGGGGGATCGCCGCCACCGTGGTGTTGACCGAGGCGACGGCCAACATGCCGGCCCGGGCCGCCTCGTCCGCCGGACCGCCGAGCAGCCGGGCCAGCTCGGCGGCGGCCGACGCCGTGGCGGCGCGGTCCCGGGCGGCCCGGCCCGGCCAGCGCAGCCCGGGCAGATGCTCTCGGGCTGCGTGCGCCGCAGCGGACCTGGCCGCGGCGGTCAACGCGTGCGCCGACACCGACACGTCCAGCATCGCGGCGGTACTCGCCCCGGCCAGCTCGGCCACCAGATCGACGACATCCACCTCGGCCCCGTCGCCCAGTGGTACCAGCCGCCGCCGCAGCACGTCCAGCCAGACCGGGCGTAGCCGGACGACCCCGTCGGCGCCGTACACCGACGCGGCGGCCCGGCGGGTCCGCCGGTGCCCGGCGCCGTCCTGGTCGAACAGGAACCCATCGCCGCCGGTGGCCCGGCGTGCCGTCCCGGCGGTGGTCCGCTCGGCCGAGCGGTCCAACGGGACCCGACGCAGCGCTTGGGCGAACGGCGCGGCGTCGTGCACCAGAACGGTCCGGCCGATCCGGCGCACCGGCGCGCGTCGGGTCGCCGCCAACAGGGCGAACAGCACCGGATGGCTACCCAGGTAGACCAGCCGGTCCCGGCGGCGGCCCCGCCGGGTCGGTCGCTGTTCATCCATCGCCGGCCACCCGCGCCGCAGCTCGCGCCGTTACCTGCGCCGCCACCTGAGCCGCCGCCTGCCGGTCCGGCTTGCGGGACCGCCCGGCCAGCGGAACCCGGGCGAACACCACCCGGTCCGGCCGGGCCGATCCCATCCGGTCCAGCACCGGCCGCAACGCGACCCGCAGCCGGGCCCGGTCGGCGCCCGGCTCCGGCTGCACCACGGCCACCAGCCGTTCGTCCCCGTCGTCGGCCGGCACGCCGACCAGCACCGCCAACGCCACCCCCGGCACGTGCAACGCCGGCTCGTACAGGCCCGGGTAGATGTTCTCCGCCGCCCGCAGCACCATGTCCTTGCACCGGCCGGCGAGCACCAGCCGGTCGCCGTCGAGCCGGCCGACGTCGCCGGTGGCCACCTCGGCCATCGGCGGTTCGCCGAGGTACCGGTCGGCCTGCCCCGGACCGGACAGTCGCACCTGCCCGGTGTCGTCGACCCGGGCGGTCACCCCCGCCAGCGGCCGGCCCACCAGGTCCCCGTCGGCGGCGTACCCGCGCTTGTCGGCCTCCTCAACGGCTGCGGCCGGGAACAGTTCGGTCAGCGCGTACACCCCGTACGCCCGGTCCGCGCCGGCCCGCTTGACCCGGCCCAGCAGGGCGGCGCTGACCGGGGCCGAGCCGCTGAACACCCGCCCGGTCAGTCGGGGCGAGTGCTCCAGCACCGCGCGCAGTTGCGGTGGTGTCAGGTACGTCGCCTGCGGCCGCAGCCGGATCAGCTGCCGGGCCAGCAGCGACGGCGACCGGGCCGGCAACGCCACCGGCGCGCCGGCCGCCAACGCCGGCACCAGCACGAAGAACGTGCCGCCCAGCACCGGCACATCGGGCTGCGGGCCGACCAGCCCGGTCACCGCCCGCATCCCGGCGGACAACCCGGCCCGGGTGTGCACCACCGCCCGTGGCCGGCTGGTCGTCCCCGAGGTGAAGACGATCACCGCGTCACCGTCGCCGTCGAACGCCGCTGGTAGCGGGCCGGTGCCCGCCGGCAGCGCCGGCGCGCAGCCCGGCAACCGGCGCCCGACCGTACGGACCGGGGCGATCCGGGTCAGATCCGGCAGCGCCAGGTGCGCGCGGCGGGCCAGCGGACCGGCCCAGCCGGCCACCGCCTGCGCCACCGAGTCGGCCAGCACCAACGCTGGCTCGGCCACGGCGAGCCGGGCGGTCAGCACATCCGGACCGGCCGTCGGGTCCAGCACCGCCACCCGCACCCCCAGGTGGTACGCGGCCAGCAGTACCGCCAGCGAGCGGAGGCCCGGGCGTACCGCCAAGCCCAGGGTGTCCCCGGCGGCGAGCCCGTGCCGGGCCAGCGTGGCGGCGTACCGGTCGGTGAGACCGGTCAGGTCACCGGTGGTGGCCCGGACCCGGCAGCGGCCGGTCAGTGCCGTGGCGGTCAGCACCGCCGGCCGGTGCGGGTCGGCGCGCAACGTGGCCGCGAGTCGGTCCAGCATCAGCGGCCTCCGTCCCGGCGTGCGGTCACCGGGGATCCTCGGTCAACGGGCCGGCACCCCGGTCCAGGTACCAGGCGGCGGTGCGCCGCAGGCCGTACGCCCGCAGCCGCCGGGTCGAGTTCTCCACCACCATGTCCCGGCGGTGGATGATCGCCGACGTGTTGCTGCGTACCCGGTTGAGGAAGGTCCGGTCGGTCGGTGACGGCCGGCGCGGCATGCCGCCGCACGCCTGGTACAGCTCGGTGGTGACCGCCATGTTGTTGCCGGCGTGCATCCGGTACGGCGCCAGGTAGCCGTCGCCGCGTCGGTGTGCCGGCCGCAGCCGACCGAACGCCGCGGCGAGGAGCACCAGCAGCCGGAACCCGGCCCGACCCAGCGGGCCGTGCTCGTCGCGGCGGGCCCGGATCGCGCCGCAGACCAGCCCGGCACCGCCGGCCAGCCCGGCCCGGGCCGCCGCCACCCAACCGGGGTGCGGCAGACAGTCGGCGTCGGTGCGGGCCAGCCACCGGGCGCCGTGCGCGATGGCGTACCGGAAACCGGTGTCGACCGCGGCGCCGACGCCCTTCTGCGGTTCCTGCAGCAGCCGGACTGGAAACGGCGCGGCCGCGGCGAACCGTTCGACCACGGCGGCGGTGCCGTCCGTGGAGCCGTTGTCGACCACGACCAGGGTGAAGTCCCGGTCGGTCTGGTCGGCTAGCGCGGCCAGCGTGGCACCGATCCGGGCCTGCTCCTGGTACGCCGGCACCACCACCCACAGCGGCCCCGCACCGGCCGCCGCCGGTGCGGCGGGTGGCTGCTCGACCGCCCGGGTCACGGCTTCTCCCAGACCATCGTCATCACACTGACCCCGCCACCGAGGCCGACCGCCAGCACCCGGTCGCCGCTGCGCAGTCCGGCGTCGATCCGGGCCAGCTGCACGCCGAGGGTGGCGCTGGCCAGGTTGCCGAACTCGGTGACCGTCACCTCCAGCTTCTCCTTCGGCACCCCGGTGACCTCGATGAAGCGTTCCAGGTACGGCACGCTGACCTGGTGCACCAGGACGCGTTCGTAGTCGACCCAGTCCCAGCCGGTGCGCCGCCGAACCCGGTCCAGGATGTCGGTGCCGATCCGCTCGAAGACCGACCGCAGGGCGTGCCCGTCGCCGTGGAAGTAGGTGTGCTCGTCACCGCGCGGATGCCGGGAGCCACCGCCGAAGATGCCACCGACCGCCCAGTGCCCGGACCGGGTCTCGGTGTCGACGTCGACGATCCCGCCGTTTGACACCGGCTCGACCAGCACCGCCGCCCCGCCGTCGCCGAACGTGTAGCCGGCGAACGACGACCGGGCCTGCGCCATGCTGTCCAGCCGGGGACGCATGACCCGGGTCGGGGTCTCACCGGTGACGACCAGCGCCCGCCGCGCCCGTCCGGCCACGATCATCGACCGGGCCAGGTCGATGCCGTTGATGAAGCTGTTGCAGGCGTTGCTGACGTCGACCGCGTGCGCCGATCCACCCAGCTCGGCCTGGACGATGTGCGCGGTCGCCGGCTCGACCATGTCCCGGCTGGCCGAGGCGAACAGCAGCAGGTCGACGTCGTCGGCGGTGCGTCCGGCGGTGTCGAGCGCCCGCCGGGCGGCCCGCACCGCGAACGTCGAGGCGTACTCGTCGTCGGCGGCGACCCGGCGCTGTCCGATGCCGGTCATCGTGGCGAACAGGCCGGGTGGCAGTGCGACGTCACTGGCGGCGGTGATCCGGTCCTGCAGGTCGGCGGTGGTGAGGGTACGGTCGGGGAGGCTGACGCCGACCCCGGTGATGCCGACCCGGGGGACGGGCCACTCCGGTCGCGACGAAACGTTCATCGGCTCAGCTTCCTGCCGGACCGGCCGGTCCGGATGAGTAGGGGTGCTCAGCCCGACCTGGTGGTGCGGGCCGACGTCGGTAGCTCGTCGTCGAGCCTCAACGGGCGCGTTCGCGAGGTTACGGCCCGGTGTCTGCCGGGTACAGCCCGGGGATGGCCACGAAGTCGCAGCCCAACAGGGCCCGGGGTACCGTCGGTCACGCCTACAGCGCGTTGAATCTGCGGCTGGCGATGGCCGGTTTCGGGCTGGTCTTCTGCACCGTGCTCGGGGCGCTCGCCTGGCGGGCCGACCTCACCGCCGGCGCGGTCGTGCTGTGGGTGTTGGCCGTGATCGCCGTGGTCGACCTGGTCGTCGTCCAGCGTCGTCGCCGGGCCCGCCGGCGGGAGCAACCGGGCGTACGGCATTCACTGTTCGAGTGACGCGGGGCTCGCGCCGTCCGCGCGACCCGGGGTCTCGCCGTTGGTGTGAGCCGGAATTCGATGGCCCGGCCCGGCGTTACCGGCTAGCGTGACCACCATGTTCGGCACCGTCGGCGCTGTGCGGCCCGCAGGTCTTCACCTGCCGGGCGCCGCCGTCGTGTGCGCGTGGCTGGCTGATACCCGAGGCTGACCCTCCTCCCGCTGCGGCAGAACCACGGAGGAGGGTGGCCCGGTCCTTCCGGCGCTGCCCGTCGACGGGCGCGCCGGGCGGCGTGGTTCTGACGCGGTCGGGCGGTCTGGCACCCGCCCGCGTTCGTCGTCCGCCAGCTCGTTTCCCATCCCTGGAAGATCATCATGGCGAAGAGTCAGTTCGTGCGGGCGAAGCCGCACCTCAACATCGGCACCATGGGTCACGTCGACCACGGCAAGACCACCCTGACCGCCGCGATCACCAAGGTTCTCGCCGACCGGGACCCGGCGGCCAACCGGTTCGTGTCCTTCGACGGCATCGACCGGGCGCCGGAGGAGGTCTCGCGGGGCATCACCATCAACATCTCGCACGTCGAGTACGAGACCGCGACCCGGCACTACGCCCACGTGGACATGCCGGGCCACGCCGACTTCGTCAAGAACATGATCACGGGGGCGGCGCAGGTGGACGGGGCGATCCTGGTCGTCTCCGCGCTCGACGGGGCGATGCCGCAGACCCGCGAGCACGTGCTGCTGGCCCGTCGGGTCGGGGTGCCGTACCTGGTGGTGGCGATGAACAAGGCCGACGCGGTCGACGACCCGGAACTGCTCGACCTGGTCGAGCTCGAGGTCCGCGACCTCGTCACCGAGTACGGGTTCCCCGGCGAGCAGGTGCCGGTGGTCCGGGTGTCGGCGCTGCGGGCGCTGGAGGGCGACCCGCGCTGGGTGGACTCCATCGTGGAGCTGCTCGACGCGGTCGACCGGTACGTCCCGGTGCCACCCCGCGAGCTGGGCGAGCCGTTCCTGATGCCGATCGAGAACGTGCTGACCATCTCCGGTCGGGGCACCGTGGTGACCGGCGCGGTCGAGCGGGGCACCCTGCGGCTCGGCGACCCGGTGGAGGTGGTCGGACTCGGTCCGACCCTGTCGACCGTGGCGACCGGGCTGGAGACGTTCGGCAAGTCGCTGGACACCGCCGAGGCCGGCGACAACGCCGCCGTACTGCTGCGCGGGGTCAAGCGGGACCAGGTGCAGCGGGGCCAGGTGGTGGCGGTGCCCGGCAGCGTCACGCCGCACCAGCGGTTCCGGGCCCGGTTGTACGTGCTGACCACCGCCGAGGGGGGCCGGCACACGCCGTTCTTCGCGAACTACCGGCCGCAGTTCTACTTCCGTACCACGGACGTGGTCGGGTCGGTGCGGCTCGCCGACGGCACGATGGCCATGCCGGGCGACACCGTCGAGGTGACGGTGGAGCTGGGCAGGCCGGTCGCGATGGACGTCGGGCTCGGCTTCGCGGTCCGTGAGGGCGGCCGTACGGTGGCCGCCGGCACGGTGGCCGAGCTGCTCGACTGAGCCACGGGGTACGGCCCTCCGGCCCGGCCGGAGGGCCGTACCCCGTGGACGGCGCTCGGATCGCCTTCTGCTCACAGCAGATCTCCTGTCAGCAGAAAGGGCAGCGGTCCGGACCGTCGCCAGTCGAAGCTGGTAGCCACATCACCGTGATCGAGAGGGGCGTCACTGATGCGGCACACCAGTCCCGCGATGGCTGCGGACGGCGCGACCACCGGCTTCGGCGACCAGGTCTTCCAACAGCTGCTCAAGGAGCGGGTGATCTTTCTCGGCACCCAGGTCGACGACACCTCGGCCAACACGATCTGTGCGCAGATGTTGCTGCTGGCGGCCGAGGACAGCGAGCGCGACATCTTCCTCTACATCAATTCGCCGGGCGGCGTGATCAGTGCCGGCATGGCGGTCTACGACACGATGCACTACATAGGAAACGACGTGGCGACCGTCGGCCTCGGTCTCGCCGGGTCGATGGGACAGTTCCTGCTCTGTGCCGGCGCGCCCGGCAAACGGTACGCCCTGCCGCACACCCGGATCATGATGCACCAGTTGTCCGGCGGGATGGGCGGCAGCGCCGCCGACATCGCCATCCAGGCGGAGAACATGCTGCACATCAAGCGGACGACGATCGAGCGGATCGCGTTCCACACCGGGCGCACCCGCGAGGAGATCGAGCAGGACTCCGACCGGGACCGGTGGTTCACCGCAGAG
Proteins encoded:
- a CDS encoding ATP-dependent Clp protease proteolytic subunit is translated as MRHTSPAMAADGATTGFGDQVFQQLLKERVIFLGTQVDDTSANTICAQMLLLAAEDSERDIFLYINSPGGVISAGMAVYDTMHYIGNDVATVGLGLAGSMGQFLLCAGAPGKRYALPHTRIMMHQLSGGMGGSAADIAIQAENMLHIKRTTIERIAFHTGRTREEIEQDSDRDRWFTAEQAREYGIIDQVIATTAQLSAGGVSS
- a CDS encoding DUF6343 family protein gives rise to the protein MATKSQPNRARGTVGHAYSALNLRLAMAGFGLVFCTVLGALAWRADLTAGAVVLWVLAVIAVVDLVVVQRRRRARRREQPGVRHSLFE
- a CDS encoding cytochrome P450; this translates as MDEQRPTRRGRRRDRLVYLGSHPVLFALLAATRRAPVRRIGRTVLVHDAAPFAQALRRVPLDRSAERTTAGTARRATGGDGFLFDQDGAGHRRTRRAAASVYGADGVVRLRPVWLDVLRRRLVPLGDGAEVDVVDLVAELAGASTAAMLDVSVSAHALTAAARSAAAHAAREHLPGLRWPGRAARDRAATASAAAELARLLGGPADEAARAGMLAVASVNTTVAAIPRAVAWCADDRLWPAADRADSRAVLVSELLRVTAPSPVLPRVVAGAAELAGTAGRAGSRLRSGTRLRAGDRLLLVARHAARADAPHPNPDVPVPVAVGHLVFGTGAHHCPGARLAHAQLDDVLAALAPYRPVVTGARVDRRSALPGWARLTVRATRW
- a CDS encoding ketoacyl-ACP synthase III, encoding MNVSSRPEWPVPRVGITGVGVSLPDRTLTTADLQDRITAASDVALPPGLFATMTGIGQRRVAADDEYASTFAVRAARRALDTAGRTADDVDLLLFASASRDMVEPATAHIVQAELGGSAHAVDVSNACNSFINGIDLARSMIVAGRARRALVVTGETPTRVMRPRLDSMAQARSSFAGYTFGDGGAAVLVEPVSNGGIVDVDTETRSGHWAVGGIFGGGSRHPRGDEHTYFHGDGHALRSVFERIGTDILDRVRRRTGWDWVDYERVLVHQVSVPYLERFIEVTGVPKEKLEVTVTEFGNLASATLGVQLARIDAGLRSGDRVLAVGLGGGVSVMTMVWEKP
- a CDS encoding glycosyltransferase translates to MTRAVEQPPAAPAAAGAGPLWVVVPAYQEQARIGATLAALADQTDRDFTLVVVDNGSTDGTAAVVERFAAAAPFPVRLLQEPQKGVGAAVDTGFRYAIAHGARWLARTDADCLPHPGWVAAARAGLAGGAGLVCGAIRARRDEHGPLGRAGFRLLVLLAAAFGRLRPAHRRGDGYLAPYRMHAGNNMAVTTELYQACGGMPRRPSPTDRTFLNRVRSNTSAIIHRRDMVVENSTRRLRAYGLRRTAAWYLDRGAGPLTEDPR
- a CDS encoding class I adenylate-forming enzyme family protein, which translates into the protein MLDRLAATLRADPHRPAVLTATALTGRCRVRATTGDLTGLTDRYAATLARHGLAAGDTLGLAVRPGLRSLAVLLAAYHLGVRVAVLDPTAGPDVLTARLAVAEPALVLADSVAQAVAGWAGPLARRAHLALPDLTRIAPVRTVGRRLPGCAPALPAGTGPLPAAFDGDGDAVIVFTSGTTSRPRAVVHTRAGLSAGMRAVTGLVGPQPDVPVLGGTFFVLVPALAAGAPVALPARSPSLLARQLIRLRPQATYLTPPQLRAVLEHSPRLTGRVFSGSAPVSAALLGRVKRAGADRAYGVYALTELFPAAAVEEADKRGYAADGDLVGRPLAGVTARVDDTGQVRLSGPGQADRYLGEPPMAEVATGDVGRLDGDRLVLAGRCKDMVLRAAENIYPGLYEPALHVPGVALAVLVGVPADDGDERLVAVVQPEPGADRARLRVALRPVLDRMGSARPDRVVFARVPLAGRSRKPDRQAAAQVAAQVTARAAARVAGDG
- the tuf gene encoding elongation factor Tu, translated to MAKSQFVRAKPHLNIGTMGHVDHGKTTLTAAITKVLADRDPAANRFVSFDGIDRAPEEVSRGITINISHVEYETATRHYAHVDMPGHADFVKNMITGAAQVDGAILVVSALDGAMPQTREHVLLARRVGVPYLVVAMNKADAVDDPELLDLVELEVRDLVTEYGFPGEQVPVVRVSALRALEGDPRWVDSIVELLDAVDRYVPVPPRELGEPFLMPIENVLTISGRGTVVTGAVERGTLRLGDPVEVVGLGPTLSTVATGLETFGKSLDTAEAGDNAAVLLRGVKRDQVQRGQVVAVPGSVTPHQRFRARLYVLTTAEGGRHTPFFANYRPQFYFRTTDVVGSVRLADGTMAMPGDTVEVTVELGRPVAMDVGLGFAVREGGRTVAAGTVAELLD
- a CDS encoding NAD(P)-dependent oxidoreductase; this encodes MSIRLAGLRVAVTGASGFCGSAVARAAAAAGAEVVAVGRRPGPVGRHVPWDAAREVPDLRGVDVVVHLAAAVGDPPPGAAAEAAYHAVNVAGTARLLRAAADRPVVWVSSASVYRPGGHGTVIREDHPTDGQRTGYGRTKAAGERLALAAGAVVLRPRAVYGAGDPHLLPRLLAAVRRGRVPVPGPDVAMSLTAVENLADACLAALSWPPGPFNVADATPYARDAVVAGVLAAAGRPARPLRVPVPVALGAAVLVDGAARLGLPGTGRISRYAVEQLAYGTVLDLDRAYAQGWVPRRALPGFLAELSTGPAR